The DNA sequence ATCGTCGCTTCCTGCATCCTGACCAGGTCCCGGGTGCGCTCGGCCACCAGGTGCTCCAGCAACCGGCTCTGGTCCTGCAGGCACAGCCGCACATGGCGCAGGTTGATCTGGGTCGCCACACGCGAGCGCACGATGGCCGGGCTGATCGGCTTGGCGATGTAGTCGGCCGCCCCCAGGCTCAATCCCATTTCCTCATCCTCCGGGCGGATCTTTGCGGTCAGGAAGATCACCGGTATGTCGGCCGTCGCGCGGTCTGCCTTCAGGCGCCGGCAGGTTTCGTAGCCGTCGAGCTCGGGCATCATCACGTCCAGCAGGATCAGGTCCGGATGCGGCGCGCTGGAGGCGATCTGCAGCGCCTTCAGGCCACCGGTGGCGATCTTCAGCTTGTACCGGTCCTTGAGCAGCGCCGACAGCAGCGCGATGTTGTCGGGCGTGTCGTCGACGATCAGGATGGTCGGCTTTGTTTCGGGCTGGCGCGGGCTGTTCATGGTCTGGATCATCCTTTACACGGCGTAGCCGGCCGCCTTGGCGCCACTGGCCAGCGCGGCCAGCGCCGCGTCGAAATCGTATTGGCGGGTGGCCTGTTCTATCCGCGCGCAGGTGTCGTCGTCCAGCGCCGCCGCCAGCAGGGCGCCGCCTTGCTGCAACAGGTCGAGCGCTTCGCTGTCGCACTGCGCCAGCAGCAGCGCGAACTCGCTGATGAGCGCCTGGGCCTCGTCGCGGTCGACCGCCGCATGCACGGCCTCGTGCGCCTGTGCCGGCGCGGTGCCCTTCGGCAGCGCGGCGGCGATCGCGTCGAACAGCGCGCGCAGGGTTGCATCCAGTTCGTCCAGCACGGGCTGCAGCTGCGACAGCACGTCGCCGCCGCGAATGCCGGCTTCGACCCGGGCCGACAGCCGCTGCACTTCGAGCGCGCCGAGCAGGCCCGCCACGCCCTTCAGGGTGTGCGCCAAGCGCTCGGCCAGCACGCGGTCCTGCTCCAGCGTCTGGCGGATACCCGCCACCGTGTCGCGCTGGCCCTCGCAGAAGCGCTCCAGCATCTCCAGGTAGAACGCGCGGTTGCCCAGCGTGCGCGACAGGCCGTCCTGCACGTTGAGCCCGGCGATCGCCAGCTCCGGCTCGTGCGCGTCGTCGGCGCGCCCCGCCCCGCCTTCGTCGTGCCGCGCCACGTGCTGCGGGCACCAGCGGCCGATGGCGCGGTACAGTTCGGCCGGGTTGATCGGCTTGCTCAGGTGGTCGTTCATGCCGGCGGCGAAGCAGCGATCGCGCTCCTCGACCATCGCATGCGCAGTCATCGCCACCACCGGCAGCTCGGCGAAGCGCGCGTCCGTGCGCAGCCGGCGCGTCGCTTCCAGGCCGTCCATTTCCGGCATCTGCACGTCCATGAGAACCATGCCGTAGCGCTCGGGGCCGGCCGCCATCAGCTGTTCCAGCGCGAGGCGGCCGTTGCCCGCAACCTCGACGGCGATGCCGGCCAGCTGCATCAGTTCGCCGGCGATCTGCTGGTTGATGTCGTTGTCCTCCACCAGCAGGACGGTGAGGTTGTCGAAGCGCGGCGCGCTCTCGCCGTTGCGCGCCATTTCCATCTGCGCGCTCGGCACGAACAGTTCGACCATGGTGTCGACCAGCAGCGACGCGCTCACCGGCTTGGCCAGGAAGGCATCGGCCTGCACGTTCTCGATGCGAAAGCGCGCTTCGTCGCGGCCGGCCGAGCTGAGCAGCACCATGCGCGGCGGCGCCGCCAGCGTGGCGTCGCTCTTGACGGTGTCGATCAGGTCGATGCCGTCGATGCCAGGCATGTGCAGGTCGGCGAACACCACGCCGTAGGGGCGCCCGGCGTCGGCCAGGTGAATCATTTCCAGCGCCTGGGCGCCGCCGGCGGCGAGATCGATTTCGAGCGGCAGCGCCGCCAGGCTTTCGGCCAGCACCGCGCGCGCGCGCGGGTTGTCGTCCACCAGCAGCACGCGCATGCCGTGGATCGCCTGCGGCGGGTGGTGCGGCCTCTGCGGCGCTTCGGACAGGCCGAACCAGGCGGTGAAGTAAATCGTGGTGCCTGCGCCCGGCTCGCTGTCGAGCCACACCGTGCCGCCCATGAGCTCGACCAGGCGCTTGGCGATCGATAGGCCGAGTCCCGTGCCGCCATACCTGCGGGTGGTCGACTCGTCGGCCTGGGAAAAGGCGCGAAACAGCTTGGCGGTCTGCTCGGGCGTCATGCCGATGCCGGTGTCGCTGACGGCGAACTGCAGCTGGATTTTGTCGGCGCTGGCATCCACGCGGCGGCAGGCAAGCGCGATCTCGCCGCGCTCGGTGAACTTGATGGCGTTGTTGACCAGGTTGATCAGCACCTGCCCGAGGCGCAACGGATCGCCGATCAGGCCGCGCGGGATATCGAGCGGAAAGCGGAACAGGTATTCCAGCCCCTTTTCATGCGCCCTGGCGCCGGTCACGGTGGCCACGTTGGAGAGCACGTCGTCGAGGCTGAAGCTGACGTGCTCCATGTTCAGCTTGCCGGCCTCGATCTTGGAAAAGTCGAGGATGTCGTTGATGATGCCCAGCAGCGAGATGCCGGCGCCGCGGATCTTTTCGATATAGTCGCGCTGCTTCGGATTCAATGCGGTGCGCAGCGCCAGATGCGCCATGCCGATGATGGCGTTCATCGGCGTGCGGATCTCGTGGCTCATGTTGGCCAGGAACATCGACTTGGCGCGCGTGGTTTCCTCGGCCTGCAGGCGCGCCAGCTCGGCTTCCTTCAGCTCGCTCTGGATCTGCAGGGTCTCCAGCCGGATGCGCTCGGCCACGCTGTGCTTCAGGCTGTCTTCCAGGATCTTGCGCTCGGTGATGTCGGTCATGAACGACAGCGTGGCGGGCGCGCCTTCCCAGTCGATCATCACGGCCGACAGCTCGACCCAGGTGGCATGGCCGGTCTTGCCGTTGACGACGCGGAACTGGTAGTGCTGATCGACCGGCTCGCCGCGCAGGCGGCGCATGTGATGGTCGATCACCAGCGGCCGGTCGTCCGGATGGATCGCGGTCGCGAACGGCGCTTCGAACAATTCCTGCTGCGTCATGCCGGTCAATTCCGCCAGGCGCGGATTGGCGAACACGATGCGGCCGTGCTGCACCACCAGGATGCATTCGGTGACGTTGTCGACTACCTGCCGGTAATGCTCTTCCGACTTGTTCAGGTCCGCTTCGAGCTGGCGGCGCTTGGTGATGTCCATCACCACCCATACCGTGCCGCGCGACAGGTCCGTGCGGTTGACCGCGCGCCCGGAAAGATAAGCCCAGAACAGGCTGCCGTCTTCGCGCCGCAGCGGCATTTCGATTTCGAAGGAGGCGCCGCGCGCCACCGCGTCGACCACCGCGGCGCCGGTCTGCAGGTAGGCTTCGCGCGACGGGTAATACGGCTCCAGCGAGCGGCCGAACGGATCGCCATGCTCGACGCCGAAGATCTGGAACATCGCGCTGTTGGCCCAGTGCACGCGACCGGCGGCATTGAGGAACACCATGCCGACGATGGAGTGCTCCAGGATCGTTTCGCGCTCGTCGAGCGTCTGCTTGAGCTTGTCCTCGAGCAGTTTGCGTTCGGTGATATCGTTGACGAACGACAGCGCCGCCGGGCGGCCTTCCCACTCGATGGTGACGGTCGACACCTCGACCCACGAGGTATTGCCGCTGGTCCGGTTGTTGACGCGGAAGACCGCGCGCGGCTCGACGTGCTCACCGCGCATGCGGCGCAAATGGCGTTCGATCACGAAGGCCTTGTCGTCGGGATGCACATCGACCAGCAACGGGCGCCCGATCACGTCCTGCGGCTGGTCGCCGGTCAGCTCCAGCATGCGGCTGTTGGCGAACACGATCTTGCCGTCCTGGCTCACCAGGATGCCTTCGATGGCGTTGTTGACCACTTGCCGGTGATGTTCCTCGGACTTGACCAGCGCCTCCTGCTGGCGCCGGCGCTCGCTTTGGTCGTACAGAAAGGCCAGCACCGCCGGCTGCCCCTCCCAGTCGATGCGCACCACGCTCGACTCGACCCACAGCGTGCCGCCGTGCCGGCAGACGATGCGGAACTGGGCGTAGCGCTGCGGTAGCGCGTCGCCTTCCATGCAGCGCCGGTAGCGTTCGCTCACCTCGTCGGCGTCGTCGGCATGGATCACGGCCGTCACTGGCATGCTCTTGAGCTCGTCGAGCGTGTAGCCGGACAGCTCGGCGGCGCGCGGATTGCCATAAATGAAAGCACCGGCCTGCACCACCACGATCGCTTCGCTGACGTTTTCGACCACGTCGCGATACAAGTCCCGCGAGCGGCGCAGCGCCATGTCCTGGGCGGCCTGGCGCTCGTCGATGTCGGTAAACGTCAGCACCACGCGGCGTGCGCCGGACGACAGCGTGATCGCCTTGAAGCTGACGATCGCCGTCACCAGCGAGCCATCCTTGCGCCGGATGCGCCATTCGTCGGCCACCCTGGGCGACTCGGCAAACAGCGCGGCGATGAAGCGCCCGGCATAGGCCGCCGTCTGCGGCGGCGCCAGCAGCGTCCACGGCGCGCCCACCACTTCCTCCATGGCGTAGCCGGTCAGGCGGCAGAACGCCTGGTTCACCTTCAGGAAGCGGCCTTCTTCATCGAAAAAGCAGATGCCGACGCCCGTTGCCTCGAATGCAACGGACATCAGCTCGCCGTCGTCGCGCGACGGACTGGTCGGATGGAGGGTCATCGGGCCGCCCACGGTTGATCAGGGCGGTGGCGGGCAGCCGCTTGCGCCTCTGATATTGGAAAAATTGATACAGGGAAACAATATCAGATTCGCCGCGCGGCGGCACCCGGTGCGGGATTTATTGTGTCGTGAAAGACCAGGAGCGGTTGACCGGTATGCCATCGATCGTGCCGGCGAACTGCACGTCGTAGGTGATGCCGTGAGCCAGCGGAGCGAGCGGGATGATGGCGGCGGCCGACGGCGAGGCATGGGCATCGACCGCGACCGAAGGCGTTCTCGGGTTGGCCGCCCCCACCACCAGCTGCGCCGGCAAGTCGGCGCCGCCGTGCGGGCGCACGGTGAAGCTGTCGACCAGCACGGTGGCCACGATATTGGCATGCACGCTGATCGGATAGCCGACTTCGTTCCGGTCCGGCACCGGGTCGGGCGATTCGTTATCGCTGAAGAAGTTGACCGGCACGCGCTGCTGCCCGGAGAACGGATAGGTCACCACGCTGCCGCCGGCCAGCCCCTGGTCGAGCCCGATGGCGGCGAAATTGGTGGTGAAATAGGTCGCGCCGCCGTTCACCGATGCCGCGCCCGCGCCGGCTTCCTTGAACATCGGCTCGAACACCAGGAAGCGGTGATAGATCGCCGCGATCAAGTCTTCGGCCGCCTTGAAGCCGGACGTGCTGCCGGTGCTGGAAATGACTTCGCCGTAGGCGTAGTTATCGTGGGGCAGGACATAGCCGGCGGCGGCGAGGCGATCGGCGACCTGCACGCCGGTGAAGCCGGGATTTCCCTGTGTCTGCTCGTGCGTGATGACGTTATTGATCTTCTGGTAATTGGAGTGGCCGAGCGCCGCGGCATCGATCTTGCCATTGCGCGTCAGCGCCGCCAGCCCGAGCTGTCCGCGGCGGAAGTTGAACCAGTTAAAGCCGTCCGTTGCCGTATCGCCTGTCGACTGCGGCGCACTTGGCTCGTTGGTGGCAGCCGTTGCCGCCGCCGGAGAGAGGGTGCTGGAATCGCTGGCGCCGCCGCCGCATGCGGCAAGGACGAGCGCGGCGAACAAGACAGACAGTGGCAGACGGATGGATCGCCCCATTGAATATTCCTTAAGAAAAAAGTGGCGTAGCGAATGCGATCGCGGAAATGAAATTTTCACGTTAGATGGACTCGGTCGCGTTCAGTTGCAAGCCGTGCGGAAAATTGTGCGCAATCGAGATAAGCGGCCGCATCTGGTCGCATCCGCAACGGCGCACCTTTAGGCCAGCGCCGGAAAACGCACCTCGACCTTCAGCCCCTTGCCATTCGGTCCATCCAGCAAGCGCACCGATGCGCCGTGCATGGCGGCGATGTCGCGCACGATCGCCAGGCCCAGGCCGGTGCCTTCCGCATTGATCGACTGCGCCAGAGCGGCGCGGTAAAACGGCGCGAACACTTTCTCGCGCTCGGCGGCGGCGATGCCGGGGCCGCTGTCCTCCACCTCGAGCACGGCTTGCGCTTCATTCAACACGCGCAGCGTCACCCTGCCGCCGGGCGGCGTATAGCGGATCGCGTTGTCGAGCAGGTTGGCGACCATCTCGTGCAGCAGCAATGCGTTGCCGCGCACCCTGGCTTCGTCGGCGCCCTCCAGCGACAGGTCGATCCCCTTCTGCACCGCCTGCTGCGCCAGCTCCAGACCGGCCTGGCGCACGACGTCAACCAGCGACATGTAACTCAGCTCGCCGGCCGCCGCGCCGTGCCCGGCGCGCGCCAGCGTCAGCAGCCGGTTGGCCAGGTGCACGGTGGCGTCGGTGGTGCGCGCGATGCCCTCGACGATGTCGCGCAGCGCCTGCGGGTCGTTTTCGCGCAAGGCCAGCTCGGCCTGCGTCTTGAGCACCGTCAGCGGCGTGCGCAGCTGGTGCGACGCGTCGGCGATGAAGCGGCGCTGTCCCGCGATGAGCGCCTGCAGGCGCGACATGTAGCCGTTCATGGCCACCACCAGCGGCTGCACTTCCTTGTGCACCAGGGACGGGTCGAAGTCGTCGAGGTCGGTGGGCGCGCGCTGCTCGACCTGGTGCTTCAGGCGCATGAGCGGCCGCAGCACGAAGCGCACCGCGAACCATGCCAGCAGGGCCGCCGCCAGCACCAGCACCGCCTGCCGCCACAGGGTGTCGAGCAGGATCTTGCGCGACAGGTCGCGCCGCGCCTCGCGCGATTCGCCCACCTGGATCAGGGCGATGCCGCGCATGCTGTCGTCGTACACCGGCTGGTACAGCGCGGCGATGCGCACCTCCTCGCCGCGATAGTCGGCATAGTAGAAATACACGAGCGCCGGGTAGGCATCGGAGCGCACCGTGTTTTTCGGCAGCGGCGGCAAGTCGCCGTAGCCGGACACGAATTCGCCGTTGACGCCGGTGACCTTGTAGTACAGCCGGCCCAGCGTGTCGGTCTCGAAACTGTCCAGGGCGACGTAGGGGACGTCGGCCACGACCTTGCCGCCGGCCACGCTCACGCGTTCGGCCAGCGCCCGGGTGGAAGCCAGCAACGAGCGGTCGTACGCCATGTCGGCGGCGTCGAGCGCGTCGCGGTAGACCGAGACGGCATCGAAGCCGACCAGCACGAACAGGGGCAACAGCAGCCAGCGCAGCAGCTGGCCGCGCAGGCTGCCCAGCGCGGGGCCGCGCCCGGCAGCCACCCTCACTTCGTCGCTTCCAGCAGATAGCCCAGCCCGCGCAGCGTGGTGATGGCGACCCGGCCCTGGTCTGCGCGCTCAAGCTTCTTGCGCAGGCGGTGCACGTAGATCTCGATGGCGTCGCGCCCGGCGTCATCCGCCAGCGAGAACACTTCGTCGAACAGTTTCTCTTTCGAGACGGCGCGGCCGGCGCGCGTGATGAGCACCTCCAGCACCGCGTGTTCGCGCGGCGTGAGGGCCAGCGGCGCGGCGCCGTAGGTGAACATGCGCGACACGGTGTCGAAGCTGAGCGCGCCGCACTGCAGCACCACCGCTTCGCTGCCCCGGGCGCGGCGCAGCAAGGCTTTCACGCGCGCTTCCAGCTCGGCCAGCTCGAACGGCTTGGCGAGATAGTCGTCGGCGCCCAGGTTCAGGCCCTGCACGCGGTCGTTCAGGCCGCCGCGCGCGGTCAGCACCAGCACCGGCGTCTTGCTGCCGCGCGCGCGCATGCGCTTCAACACGTCGAGCCCGTCCATTTTCGGCAGCGTCAGGTCGAGGATGACCAGCGCGTATTCCTGCGTGTGCAGGAGCGTGTCGGCGTCGGCGCCGTTCATCGCGCATTCGACCGTCAGGCGCGCATCCTGCAGCGCCTTGCCGATCCAGTGCGACAGCTCGGCATGATCTTCAACCAACAGGATACGCATAGGCAGGTTCGTCGAAATGGAATGAAAATGCGGGTACGGCACAGGTTCTCGCAGGAACGTCATTATGACCCGCGCGCCCTGTTTCGTCATATCCGCATTATCCGATTTACAAAAGGACAAGGCGGCAACGGTGGCGCATTAGCAATCATTTAATAACCATGCGAACAAGCGCCGGGGCGCATTACTGAAAGCCAATTGAAAGACGCCCCCGCTTAACATGCATATCAACTCATAGAGGCTTCCATGATGCACATGCTGGTCAGATACGCGATGAAATTGGGGACGGCGCTGCTGCTGGCCGCGCACGCCCACGCCGCCACGCCCGCCCAGCCGGACGCGGAATGCATCGTGCCTTCCAAGCCGGGCGGCGGCTTCGACCTGACCTGCAAGCTGGCGCAGAAGGGCATGCAGATCGTCGCGCCCAAACGCGCGGATGCCGCCATGCATATCGGCTATCTGCCGGGCGGTATCGGCGCGGTCGCCTGGAGCGCCTATACCTCGCAGCGGCGCGCGGAAGCCGATACGCTGGTGGCGTTTTCGGGCGGCTCGCTGCTCAACATCGCGCTGGGCAAATTCGGCAACGCGTCGGTCAACGACGTGCGCTGGGTGGCGGCGCTCGCCGCCGACTACGGCATGATCGCGGTGCGCGACGATGCGCCCTACCGCAACCTGCGCGAACTGGTCGATGCCTTGAAGCGCGACCCGTCCAAGGTGGCCATCGGCGCCGGCGGCACCATCGGCAGCCAGGACTGGATCAAGATGGCCTTGATCGCCAAGCACGATCGCATCGCCCCGAAATCGCTGCGCTTCGTCGCCTTCGAAGGCGGCGGGGAAGCGTTTACCGCGCTCATGGCGGGCCATGTGCAGGTCGTCTCCGGCGACGCGTCGGAGGCTTCGCTGCACATCGGCACCGGCAAGATCCGCGTGCTGGCAGTGCTGTCGGACGCGCGCCTGCCGGGCGTGCTGGCCAACGTGCCAACCGCGCGCGAGCAGGGCTTCGACGTGAGCTGGCCGCTCATCCGCGGCGTGTACATGGGACCGAAGGTGCCCGACGCCGACTACCGCAAATGGGTAGCGAAATTCGACCGGGCGCTGGCGACGCAGGCGTTCAACGACGTGCGCGCGGGTTACGGCCTGTATCCGTTCGCCATGACCGGCGCGGAACTCACCGACTACATAAGACAAACCGTGGACAACTACGGCAGGCAAGTCAAGGAATTGGGTTTGATTCGATAGGCACGGCCCGTGCCATTTATAAAAGGAGTGGACAACATGATCTCGAAGCACATCATCGCACGCGCATTCGCGGCGGCATTCGCCGCCGTCGCCATCCAGGCCTCGGCCCAGGCTCCGGCCGGCTATCCGGCCGATTACGCAAAAATCGTCGACGCCGCCAAGCACGAAGGCAAGCTGGTGGTCTATGCCGCCACCGACACCAAGGCGGCCGAGCCGCTGATCAAGGATTTCAATGCGCTGTACCCGGACATCAAGGTCGAGTACAACGACATGAACTCGACCGAGATCTACAACCGCTACATCTCCGAAATCGCCGCCGGCGGCGCCACCGCCGACGTACTGTGGTCGTCCGCGATGGACCTGCAGATCAAGCTGGTCAACGACGGCTACGGCCTGCAGTACAAGTCGCCGGAGCTGGCCGCGCTGCCGTTCTGGGCATCGATGAACAACACCGCCTACGGCACGACCTTCGAGCCTGCCGTGTTCGTCTACAACAAGCGCCAGGTGACCGGCGACGAGATCCCGCAGACGCACGCCGACTTCGCCAGGCTCTTGACGACCAAGACCGACAAGTTCAAGGACAAGGTCATCACCTACGACATCGAGAAATCCGGCGTCGGCTTCATGTTCATCACGCAGGACCTGCGCGTCAACGACAAGTTCTGGGACCTGGCCAAGGCCCTGGGCACGGCCAGCGTGCGCGTGCAGTCGTCGACCGGCACCATGCTCGAGCGCGTCTCGTCCGGCGAGAACCTGCTCGGCTACAACGTGATGGGCTCCTACGCGCTGGTGCGTGCGAAGAAGGACCCGAACCTGGGCGTGGTGATTCCGAAGGATTACACGCTGGTGCTGTCGCGCGTGCAGTTCATCAGCAAGAGCACCAAGCACCCGAACGCGGCCAAGCTGTGGATCGACTACCTGCTCTCCAAGCGCGGCCAGACCATCATCTCCAACGACTCCAAGCTGTACGCCATCCGCAGCGACGTGCACGGCGAGACCAGCTCGGTCGAACTGTCCAAGGAAATCGGCAACGGCCTGAAGCCGCTGCAAGTCAACGTGATGATGCTGCAGTACATGGACCAGGCCAAGCGCCTGGCCTTCCTGAAGCAGTGGAAAGAGGCGATGGCGAAGAAGTAAGCGCGCCGCGCTCCACGGAGGAAGCGGCGCGCTCTAGCGGCCCTTCCATCCAAGGCCCACTTCCTCCCCGAAGCGGGCCCTGCCCCGACAGCCGCACATGCCCGTTCCCCTTGCGCCCTACGGCAGGGGAGGCGGACGGCGCACACCCGGGGCGCACATGAATACAACATCGAGACACGCATGCAAACCCTGACACTCCCCCAACCGGCGGCCATCGAGCGCCGCTCGTGGGCCGCGCGCCTGAACTGGCCGCGCGGCGTGGTCGTCGCGCTCGCCGCCACGGCCATCTTCCTGCCGCTGGCGCTGATCTTTTACCAGAGCCTGCTGTCGGCTCCGTTCTTCGTGCCGTCAAAAACCTTCGGCCTGGATGCCTTCCGCTTCATTTTCGAGGACGATGATTTTCGCCAGGCGTTCGTCAACGGCATGATCCTCGCCACGGGCCTGGCCGTCATCGCCGTGCCGCTGGGCGCGATGCTGGCCTTCCTGATGGTACGCACCGACCTGCCGGGCCGCACCTGGATCGGACCACTTTTGCTGGTGCCGATCTTCGTGTCGCCGATGGTGATGGGGTTCGGCTACGTGGTGTCGATGGGCCCGGTCGGGTTCTACACGCTGTGGGTCAAGGAACTGACCGGCGTGCAGCCCTGGAACATCTATTCGTTCGCCTCCATCGTGATCATCGCCGGCCTGACCCACGTGCCGCACGTCTACCTGTACTCGTCGTCCGCCTTGAAGAGCCTCGGCTCGGACGTCGAGGAAGCGGCGCGCGTGGCGGGCGCCTCGCCGCTGCAGGTGGCGCTGAACGTGTCGCTGCCGATGATCATGCCGGCGCTGGCCTACGCGGCGGTGCTGGTGTTCTTCCTCGGCTTCGAGGTGTTCGGCCTGGTGCTGGTGCTGGGCGACCCGGAAGGGCACCTGGTGCTGTCGACCTACCTGTACAAGCTGACCAACAAGCTCGGCACGCCGTCCTACCACCTGATGGCGGCGGTCGCCGTGTGCCTGGTGGCGGTGACGATGCCGCTGGTGATGCTGCAGCGCTGGCTCCTGAAATCGGCCAACAAGTATGTGTCGATCAAGGGCAAGGGCGCGCGCCAGAAGGCGCTGCCGCTCGGCAAATGGAAGTGGATCGCGTTCGCCTTCATCGCCGCCTGGCTGGTCTTCACCATCGTCATGCCACTGTCGGGCATCGCGCTGCGCTCGTTCGTGTCCTACTGGGGCGAGGGCGTCAAGCTGTCCGAGGCATTCACGCTGCAGCACTTCAAGGACATCCTGGAGCAGCCCTCGCTCATGCGCGGCATTTTGAACACGGTGCTGATCGGCGTGATCGGCGGCGCCATCGCGGTGGCCTGCTACTCCGCGATCGCGCTGGCCGGCCACCGCAAGCCGGACGGCATCACGCGCTTTCTCGACTACAGCGTGCTGATTCCGCGCGCGGTGCCGGGATTGCTGGCCGGCCTGTCCTTCCTGTGGGTGTTCCTGTTCGTTCCGGCGGTATTGGAAAGCATGCTGCAATGGTTCGACAACAGCGTCGCGCAATGGCTGATCGACAACCTGATCCCGCAGCTGCGCGCGCTGCGCTCGACCATCTTCTCGGTCTGGATCGCCTATTCGGTGGTCTGGATGGCCTACGGCCTGCGCCTGATCTCGACGTCGCTCTTGCAGGTCGGCCCGGAGCTGGAGGAAGCCGCGCGCGCCGTCGGCGCCTCGCGCGGCCAGGTCACGCGCGACGTGACGCTGCCGCTGGTGAAGTTCGGCCTGCTGGGCGCGTGGCTGATGGTGTTCCTGATCTTCGAGCGCGAATATTCGACCGGCGTGTACCTGCT is a window from the Noviherbaspirillum sp. UKPF54 genome containing:
- a CDS encoding iron ABC transporter permease, coding for MQTLTLPQPAAIERRSWAARLNWPRGVVVALAATAIFLPLALIFYQSLLSAPFFVPSKTFGLDAFRFIFEDDDFRQAFVNGMILATGLAVIAVPLGAMLAFLMVRTDLPGRTWIGPLLLVPIFVSPMVMGFGYVVSMGPVGFYTLWVKELTGVQPWNIYSFASIVIIAGLTHVPHVYLYSSSALKSLGSDVEEAARVAGASPLQVALNVSLPMIMPALAYAAVLVFFLGFEVFGLVLVLGDPEGHLVLSTYLYKLTNKLGTPSYHLMAAVAVCLVAVTMPLVMLQRWLLKSANKYVSIKGKGARQKALPLGKWKWIAFAFIAAWLVFTIVMPLSGIALRSFVSYWGEGVKLSEAFTLQHFKDILEQPSLMRGILNTVLIGVIGGAIAVACYSAIALAGHRKPDGITRFLDYSVLIPRAVPGLLAGLSFLWVFLFVPAVLESMLQWFDNSVAQWLIDNLIPQLRALRSTIFSVWIAYSVVWMAYGLRLISTSLLQVGPELEEAARAVGASRGQVTRDVTLPLVKFGLLGAWLMVFLIFEREYSTGVYLLSPGTEVIGAMLVSMWAAGATDLVAALSFINILLVAIGLGIALRFGIKLHD